In Oncorhynchus mykiss isolate Arlee chromosome 19, USDA_OmykA_1.1, whole genome shotgun sequence, the sequence tacatgattccatatgtgttatttcatagtttgttttcactattctacaatgtagaaaatagtacaaataaagaagcCCTTGAATGattgtcaacttttgactggtactgtatattagggGGGTAGATTAGCTTTAATATTGCGGCtggattgtggcttccatcaatgtaattgtctgcttCATTTCCAGACTCCCATATATTTTCCCCTAGCCCTACCATACCTCCCCTAATttgagtaaactaatggacaacaacacttaggcttctacttccagcatatacatactatatacagtgtatattttacaatagttgttttgtttttaatcccTTCAGCTACATTTCagcccctccactctctctgacCACCATCTAGTTTTGATTCATATTTTTCAACTCtgtgtttcacaaaagttctgaatctTTCTATTCTCAAAAGTTTCTACAAATTGTAAATTAAACATCTTTGCTAAGAGTTATTGCTCTATTACTTTTTAAATAATTCTCTGTGCTTACATTTGAGCTTTATTGCAGCCACTACCAATTACACCTGCTTAATTTCATCAAGAATGTGTGCTTGGTTGTGCTTCtttgtgtattttatttaacaGCACTTGCTAGATTTAAACATTGCCTGCttaattaagaatgatggaatgTTAGGAATGCCTGGTACAGTAGACCTGCTCTTCCTCTCTTCAAGCATTAACAGAACCTCTCACCTGCAGGATCAAGTGTCAAGCCTGTAAAAGAAGATGTCGAAGCCTCGGTCTCAGAAGTCTCCAGCACTCCCATTCCCACCCAACCCCAGGCAGAAGAGAGGGCACCAAGAGAAGGAGTGAACGGATTCCCCAGCATACCCAAAGAAATATACCCCCAAAAAACAGCTTTGTCAAAGACTAACCGGCTCCCAGCTGAATCCCAGGATGGAGGGGAGCCTCTGCGAAGCCTCCCCACAGACAATTCGCCACCTCCGGCAATACTAGGAATGGATGTCCTAAATAACACCCCAAGCCCCTCTACCTTCACAGACCTGGCTGAAATCAACCAGAATGTCAACAGTGGCCTGGTGACGGAGGAATTGATGCCTGAGTGCTCACAGAGCAATGGAGAGGGTCAACTTAATGGAGCCTGCACACTGGCTGTCGCTGATATGGACATGATTATAGAGGGCAAGCTGATGGGAAAAACCATTGgccaagatgacattgaaggtGAGAGCAGCAGCATGATGGTAAAGACTCTTAGACCAGTTGAGACTGGGGATGACATGGTGGTAAAGATGGTGGCACAGGATAAGGGTGTAACTAATGGACAACAAGACACCAATGGCAACACAGACACCAATGGCAACAAGTGTTTGGTCAGTGCGGTGCAAAGCGTTGGAGTGGACTCTAAAGATCTGCTCTCATCGGTATCCGAAGCTCTGCCGCCTTTTGAGTCAGGGCCCCTAATACCAGAGGATAAAAAACAGCAGAAGCTCTTTAGAAGAAACAAAAATAAGAGTAATGAAGGTAATGTATTAATTCATTCTAATAAAGATGTTTGGAACTGTGGTCTCCTGACGTGTATGAAAGGGAGATGTTGTCCCCTTTTTTTATGTGGTTTTATTGCATTTTACTTTTTATATAGTGTCTGATCATTTGGTGCTGTTTTTAAAAGTTAAGTTTTAGCATGAATGTACTGTTTTTGGAAACCGATCTTAAAAGCTTCCCATTTACATCTTATTGAGTCCTTTCATGATCAAATAGTTTGTTTTTcgtgtttgtttttttctttgacTCTCTAAAGCACAAGGTAACACTGGAAAGCGACACCCTAAATGtaaaaaggggtgtgtgttgcaGTGAGGTAGGTCAAACGACTGGATGGAAAACTAACTGGTGCAAGAGGGACATTTTTATTCAACCcataatttcaattaacagacgTGCGTCAGTCTAACCAGGATCTGGTTTAATCTGATTGTGTCTTGTCCTGCTATTAACACTGTCCTCTTCAGTAAAAATCTTTAAAATCCCCGGTAAACCACTTTGTCTGGCATTTTGGCTGCTACTTTATGCCCTTTTGTCAGCCTGAATCTTATATCTTGACAAGTCTTAAAATCAACCTGACACCTCATAAACGCCACAGTTGAatatttatcatttatatcaaAGTACACTTCAATGTCATACCTCAGTAGGAAGAACTTGCTTAGCATTTCTGCTCTGTGTGTAATCTTTTTGAAGGAGTTTCTTTGTTTCCTGTACCTCCGTACCCATATGTTGTTGAACTGCCCAACCTCACAACAACCTAAACAGCTAAATGGATTATTTAACCTACTAACACAATTACTTTTTTTGTGCTTCCTGTAAACTGTGTCGTTTTGTAAGTCTGTCTTTGCTGAAAGATGTTTTAATTTAAATTAATTTTGTGCTTTAATGATCTAGAGATTGATGCAACCAGTAGCACTATGAGATTATTTTGGAAATGAAATGGCATAAGAAACATAATAAAAGTCCATTCTCACCCCTGCCAAGCCTCTTTCTGATCCATCAAATGCAATCGTAACTACAAATGTCGGGATATTATCGGCATACTATTTTAAAGTCAATGGTATGTCATTTTTATTCCTTCAATCTATTAATTTCAGTCTGTCCTCTCCCTAGGCGATTCCCGGAAGAGGAAGTCAAGAGGGAAGGAAATGTTGAGAtgatatttttttcttcttctcccatACATGGTTTGTGCACATTGCAATGGACTAGGTCTACGTTATATTGGACTAAATTGATTCCTCCAAGATGATATCGGCATGTTCTTTCTTCCTTTGGATGATTTAGAGTTCTTAAAAATATTGAAATCAACTGAAAAGCTGCCATTGTTCCCTGGCCAGGTTGATTTGTAGCCGACCAAGAAGCTGAGTCATGAACACGTTCCCATGCAGCCTGTTATGTTCTATTAGGCTACTACTGTCTGTGGTCTCTGCACAGCCACAATCCCAGCAAACCTACTGTCacttttgaaaaaaataaatgatATATGTTGAAAATAATATAAAATTCCCTTATTTTTACATTATGGATTATTTGAACATCTATAACAgctgagttcatctgactctggggaagtagataaagggccacattgccaaaatcccaaagtatccctttaactatGGTCTGTCTTTCGCCTTGCAGTTCATGCCCTCTGCCTCTTTATAACCTGTAGTCAGTCCACATGTGTTTAGGGTCGAGCACCTCTAAGGGCTTAAAATGTGAGCAGGGATTCGATTATTGGCCTGGGTTTCCCCACTGGGAGCAGTTTGCAGCGGGTTAAAAGAGATTGCCTACTGTAGGCTAGACTAAGCACATGGAGTAATGAGTAGGTCtgtgttttcacatgtgaaagtgaTTGCAGATAGTGCGTttttatcaaaagcaatcacAATGAAAACAACTAGTTTGAAAATTCTAACATATTTTAAGGGAAAAAATATTTCTGAAAGACGCACCATGCTGCCTTGTCGACAACATGACAGTGGCACAAATTACTGTTAGATTTGAGAAGGGCACTCCTCCCTCACAGATTTGTCCCTTTCATGCCATGGGTCATAGACCAGTGCACCGCGGCTCAGGTTAATAGAACTCCCTCGTTGTTTACCAACTCCGGTCTTCAAGTACCCCTAACCGCACACATTTTCATTGTAGCCcccagacaaacacacctcattcaactcaagggcttgatgattagtttacAAGTTGAATCAGATGTGCTTGTCTGGGGCTACATTAAAAATGTATACTGATGGAGGACTGGAGTAGGGAAACACTGTGCTAGGGCAACAAGCAGATAAGGCGGTGACGTAGGAAGGCCAGGATGTTTCGCTTCCTCTTCCGTCTCTGGTGAAGCTCTTGATTCACCTGGCTAGAGGTTATGCGGTGGGTTTCCAGCTGACCAGTGGAGTCCAGCTGAGGCCACTATGAAGAAGATGGGAGATCACCCGGAACCTAGGGTGGAGATGAAATAGTGGGGGTATCTGAGTAAAGTTCTGTCAAGATAATGTCAAGTCGAATTTGAGTGTGTCTCTGCATGCctgactgtcagtcagtcagttgctACTCAAAGCATAGTCTACCTCGGTAGAGTGTTGCATGGTGATACACTTGGCTCCTACTTCGGTTGACAGACTTTTTCCTGGCCCCAGCGATGGTCAGAAGACTGCACCAAGGGGTGAAGGACAGCAGAGGATCTGATAGGTGCTCAGCTCTTCTGCAATCGAAGTGTTGAATGCAGAATAAAGCATATTTAATGGTGATTAGGTGTCAAATTACTCCTTGCCAATAGTTGAGAAGAACATCTGTGGCTAGGCTAGTCCCAGATGTGTATGTCCACTCACCCACATCTACTAATCATAGAACAGGGGGTCAAAAAGTTATAGAAAGGATGAGTGAGAGATATTTAccatcagagtaggagtgctgatctaggatcaggtcgaCTGTCCATATAGTATTCATTATGATCTTAACTTTagcacagtggtggctggtgggaggaggtaTAGGAGAATGgcctcattgtaatggctggaatggaatgaatggaacggtatcaaaaaCACCAAATatatggaaaccatgtttgactccatACCATTTCAGCATtaaaatgagcctgtcctcctataaaTCCTCCCACCGGCCTCCACTTCTTTTGAAAATTCTTAGTCTGGCGTGTTCTCTTGGGTCACAGTGAACCGTGTACATTAATGAAATATGAGTTAGTACTGTAAATCCATATGttccagctagctagcttgcacagGCATATTAGCTAACATGGGACACCTACTTGTATCACCTGTTATAGATTAACTCAATGACAATGAGCACCCACATGTGCTCCAGTAAAGTTGCCCTCCAAGGCTCTGTGATGCCAACttagcaattttgttgctagatttagcaacttttcagactACCCTGTCAACTTTCTTTTTTCAAACAGCACCTAGCAAAATATTTAGCTACTTTAAAAATGTAGTTTAaacttttagcaacttttgaaaagtgTCTCAAACGCTAAAATGCACGCATTTTACTTCTAAATGACACAAAACGATCTTCTCTGTCAAacactcagtcacaacacacaTGCCTGTGTGCAAAAGTGCGTTGTGATTGACGTCAGCAGCAGGCTCGTgcacaggcagcagcaggccAGCAGCAAATTGCAAGTCATTGTTGCCTGACTGCAGCAATAGTACGGGTTTCTACGAGCCAAACCCAATtattaatatagttggtcacgaatgtttgatcttgaacagaacttacaTCAATCAACATGCCTCAATCAAAAATGTACAGAAAAGAGTGGGAGTCTGtacctgaacaaatgtcaaatcacattttttgccgagatggccagtcaatttgagtaacgttaATGTGTATTCTACGTAATGACGCAAACTTACGTTGTcacgcaatgacatcacaacgtcatttagcaacttttagcaacaaatcaacctgcctctagcaacttaccctgaaaattagttggcaacactgcAACCACTCCTCCAGTAGGAactcctacagacagacacacagtttgAGAGCTGGGCAAAAATAGACAAATGTTGCtatcttatcactttacaaggtccctgtaacacctaaagattttgcaattgttttagatgccattccctcaggtgttgctatgttattcaggaacgtgtcaaaacctgaccctcagagcctaccttctattgaccctgttgactcatcagtaggaaagatttgtttctcatttggtccattcaacaacagagtgatacgaaccttgtttcagcaggatgttgtgccttattggaatggatttattgataatatctgttggaaaaagtttggatgttgccacacataCCTACATGTTAAccaaattaaggaagtttccttttaAATGATTCATAattattatcctgccaaccactatatgaagaaatTTAAGGAAAACAACtaaaattgctccttttgtaatgtaACATTTTGTAATGTTGCATCTTTTTTGCCATTGTATTGTAACGTaaagaccctgggtttataaccgcggaaatcgactctgcagTTCGAGCAttcttttgcggcacagtcgatagcgccggacctcgggctcgaaggtcgagggttcgagacctgctccctgctgttccattacattggtgtcagaagtgatcggacctcgcatccacgacagtgcgtgtgcttgTCCGGTGAGCCCGTTCCTGTAAGACGTAGAGTCGCAAGCTAGCGcgctctttgaaaggagggagtagtgtaacgaccctgggtttataagcgcggaattCGACTCTGCCGTTCGAGCATGCTCTTACCGC encodes:
- the LOC110497965 gene encoding uncharacterized protein LOC110497965, with amino-acid sequence MNRDTGQPGSSVKPVKEDVEASVSEVSSTPIPTQPQAEERAPREGVNGFPSIPKEIYPQKTALSKTNRLPAESQDGGEPLRSLPTDNSPPPAILGMDVLNNTPSPSTFTDLAEINQNVNSGLVTEELMPECSQSNGEGQLNGACTLAVADMDMIIEGKLMGKTIGQDDIEGESSSMMVKTLRPVETGDDMVVKMVAQDKGVTNGQQDTNGNTDTNGNKCLVSAVQSVGVDSKDLLSSVSEALPPFESGPLIPEDKKQQKLFRRNKNKSNEGNVLIHSNKDVWNCGLLTCMKGRCCPLFLCGFIAFYFLYSV